The following proteins are co-located in the Massilia litorea genome:
- a CDS encoding TadE/TadG family type IV pilus assembly protein, producing the protein MRTIKSQSGVAAVEMALLLGPLLLLAFGVTELGRAVYQYNTLAKAVRDGARYLSQYEPGNANRANEARSLVVCGATVCGDRKPLVSGMLPSYVKVHDRISDPLSYNLQSTTRGTVNLVRVEVTGFTFRSLMPGFVPNVQFAPIHTTMVQVL; encoded by the coding sequence ATGCGCACCATAAAAAGTCAGTCCGGCGTTGCCGCCGTCGAAATGGCCCTGCTGCTGGGTCCTCTGCTTCTGCTTGCGTTTGGCGTGACGGAACTGGGGCGCGCCGTCTACCAGTACAACACGTTGGCCAAGGCGGTGCGCGACGGTGCGCGCTACCTGTCCCAGTACGAGCCGGGCAATGCCAACCGCGCCAACGAGGCCAGGTCGCTGGTAGTGTGCGGAGCAACAGTTTGCGGCGACAGGAAGCCGCTTGTTTCAGGCATGTTGCCTAGCTATGTGAAGGTGCACGACCGCATTTCCGATCCCCTGAGCTACAACCTCCAGTCGACCACGCGCGGCACCGTGAACCTTGTGCGCGTTGAAGTAACCGGCTTTACCTTCCGCAGTCTGATGCCGGGCTTCGTGCCCAATGTGCAGTTTGCGCCGATCCACACCACGATGGTGCAAGTGTTATGA
- a CDS encoding pilus assembly protein TadG-related protein: MAIIVALVLAVLLGVGGVVLDLGHLFVNKTELQNAADACALAAAGQLTCDPATPGCGGAGQPACPQCPASFLADAEAAGMFVARRNASDFQDAAVTIAANDISFHTEIGPNNAYLSRAAGANTNSKFVRCVARSAPIGTWLMQARGQFGPATVQAAAVATLAPGQTACNASPIGICSKAAPAPTYGYSIGEWIIGKFNGGNNGDALQGNFRWVDFTPSAGGTNEVRDQLLGKNAVCGIKVGDDIREEGVKQGAKEAWNTRFGIYPKNGSPAPAEAPPDKTGFSYPSNEAGNAIAIGQSAYTNYRSKQSAHLPFDSGTYRGSGAIANGNNVTILSQAQHLALGADRRLVPVPVLECNKAPANVKILSMACVLMLNPMSNGANGDLYLEWRGLASAPGSPCHSAGVAGGTNGPLVPTLVQ; encoded by the coding sequence GTGGCGATCATCGTCGCGCTGGTGCTGGCAGTGCTGCTCGGCGTCGGCGGCGTTGTGCTCGACCTCGGGCACCTGTTCGTCAACAAGACCGAGTTGCAGAACGCCGCCGACGCCTGCGCCCTGGCCGCGGCAGGGCAGCTCACTTGCGATCCGGCTACGCCGGGCTGTGGAGGCGCGGGTCAGCCTGCATGTCCCCAATGCCCTGCATCCTTTCTCGCCGATGCGGAAGCTGCGGGGATGTTTGTAGCAAGACGAAACGCCAGCGACTTTCAGGACGCCGCCGTGACGATCGCAGCAAACGACATTTCGTTCCACACAGAAATTGGCCCGAACAACGCTTACCTGTCACGCGCGGCGGGTGCCAACACAAATTCGAAATTTGTGCGATGCGTGGCCCGTTCAGCACCCATCGGCACCTGGCTGATGCAGGCCCGCGGACAGTTCGGACCGGCGACCGTCCAGGCAGCAGCCGTTGCTACCCTTGCGCCTGGCCAGACGGCCTGCAATGCTTCGCCGATAGGTATCTGCTCCAAAGCCGCACCTGCTCCCACTTACGGTTATTCCATTGGAGAATGGATCATCGGTAAATTCAACGGCGGAAACAACGGTGATGCACTACAAGGGAATTTCCGCTGGGTCGACTTCACCCCGAGTGCGGGCGGCACGAACGAAGTGCGCGACCAGCTGCTCGGTAAAAATGCAGTATGCGGTATCAAGGTCGGCGACGACATCCGCGAAGAAGGCGTCAAGCAGGGCGCAAAAGAGGCCTGGAATACCCGTTTTGGCATCTATCCCAAGAACGGTTCGCCTGCGCCCGCCGAGGCGCCGCCAGACAAGACCGGCTTTTCCTATCCAAGCAACGAAGCCGGTAACGCGATCGCCATCGGCCAATCGGCCTACACAAACTACCGCAGCAAACAGAGTGCCCACCTACCTTTCGATTCAGGGACCTATCGCGGGAGCGGCGCTATTGCCAATGGCAACAACGTCACCATCCTGTCCCAGGCACAGCACCTCGCGCTGGGCGCCGATCGGCGTCTCGTTCCTGTTCCCGTCCTCGAATGCAACAAAGCGCCCGCCAACGTCAAGATCCTCAGCATGGCTTGTGTGCTGATGCTTAATCCAATGTCGAACGGCGCTAATGGCGATCTTTACCTGGAATGGCGCGGCCTCGCTTCCGCTCCCGGCAGCCCGTGCCACAGCGCGGGCGTAGCGGGCGGGACCAACGGTCCGCTTGTCCCGACCCTGGTGCAATAG
- a CDS encoding TadE/TadG family type IV pilus assembly protein produces the protein MNTRSCPRSEAQRGATAVEFALVSLFILFPLLFATIELGRVVFYWNAATEVTRLGARLAVVCDLDDGTIKQRMTALFPVIDAASIDIDYEPAGCTTTSCSAVRVSVLPLDVSTYIPDFLGTRQSALIFKFPPFSTSLPRESMRSAMAGASGVEFQNPVCL, from the coding sequence ATGAATACGCGATCCTGCCCCCGCTCTGAAGCCCAGCGCGGCGCCACCGCAGTCGAATTCGCGCTGGTTTCGCTGTTCATCCTGTTCCCATTGCTGTTCGCGACCATCGAGCTGGGAAGGGTCGTCTTTTACTGGAATGCCGCGACCGAGGTGACGCGCCTTGGTGCACGGCTTGCAGTCGTATGCGACCTCGACGATGGCACGATCAAGCAGCGCATGACGGCGCTCTTTCCAGTGATCGACGCAGCCAGCATCGATATCGACTACGAGCCGGCGGGATGCACAACGACGAGTTGCAGCGCCGTGCGCGTGTCGGTTCTGCCGCTGGATGTGTCTACTTATATTCCCGATTTCCTCGGCACGCGGCAAAGTGCCTTGATCTTCAAGTTCCCGCCGTTCAGCACCAGCCTCCCCCGGGAAAGTATGCGTAGCGCAATGGCCGGAGCATCGGGTGTGGAATTCCAGAATCCAGTGTGCCTGTAA
- a CDS encoding AAA family ATPase, which translates to MKIAVVSRSEKHLLEIARLLRERSPGDEVNLVSGSLERFSSSAGTAMPDLLLLDQPQGSELSRLEGLGAAHPRMTTMVLSTLHTVEFMVDAMRAGVREVLPAPVGPDTLYPAVVRVREKLSAHEHANGKVLAFVSCKGGSGATFLATNIAYALATECGQRVALIDLNLQFGDASLFLADQKPLATLSDVALQMHRMDASLLASSMMPVTATFSVLAAPDDPVHAVDVKPDHIDTLLNLARRHYDFVVLDVGRSLDPVGVRALDLADTIYPVLQTTLPYVRDGKRLLEVFRSLGYPPAKVQVIVNRHEKKAQIKLEDLEKACATPVWRQVPNHYEAAAASVNQGIPVLKLSPKSPIAKSLMALARGIAGDAAPAPAGWLARLLKKPAKEAPPAAAQPVAQPALQAVPAIKQPAFEEKQAWMQKS; encoded by the coding sequence GTGAAAATCGCCGTCGTATCGCGTAGTGAAAAACACCTGCTGGAGATCGCGCGGCTGCTGCGCGAGCGCAGCCCGGGCGATGAGGTCAACCTGGTCTCCGGTTCGCTCGAACGCTTCAGCAGCAGCGCCGGCACCGCCATGCCCGACCTGCTGCTGCTGGACCAGCCGCAGGGCAGCGAACTGTCGCGCCTGGAAGGGCTGGGCGCGGCCCACCCGCGCATGACGACCATGGTGCTGTCGACGCTGCACACCGTGGAATTCATGGTCGACGCAATGCGCGCCGGCGTGCGCGAAGTGCTGCCCGCGCCGGTGGGGCCCGACACCCTGTACCCGGCGGTGGTACGGGTGCGCGAAAAGCTGTCGGCGCACGAGCATGCGAACGGCAAGGTGCTGGCCTTCGTCTCCTGCAAGGGCGGCAGCGGCGCGACCTTCCTGGCCACCAATATCGCCTACGCGCTGGCGACCGAATGCGGCCAGCGGGTCGCCCTGATCGACCTCAACCTGCAGTTCGGCGACGCCTCCCTGTTCCTGGCCGACCAGAAGCCGCTCGCCACCCTTTCCGACGTGGCGCTGCAGATGCACCGCATGGACGCCTCGCTGCTGGCCTCGAGCATGATGCCGGTGACCGCGACCTTCTCGGTGCTGGCCGCGCCCGACGACCCGGTGCACGCCGTCGACGTCAAGCCGGACCACATTGACACGCTGCTGAACCTGGCGCGCCGCCACTACGATTTCGTGGTCCTGGACGTGGGCCGCAGCCTCGACCCGGTCGGGGTGCGCGCGCTCGACCTGGCCGACACCATCTATCCGGTGCTGCAAACCACCCTGCCCTATGTGCGCGACGGCAAGCGCCTGCTGGAGGTGTTCCGTTCGCTCGGCTATCCGCCGGCCAAGGTACAGGTGATCGTCAACCGCCACGAGAAGAAGGCCCAGATCAAGCTGGAGGATCTCGAGAAGGCCTGCGCCACGCCGGTCTGGCGCCAGGTGCCGAACCATTACGAGGCGGCCGCCGCTTCGGTCAACCAGGGCATCCCGGTGCTCAAGCTGTCGCCGAAGAGCCCGATCGCGAAATCGCTGATGGCGCTCGCGCGCGGGATTGCCGGCGACGCCGCCCCGGCGCCCGCGGGCTGGCTGGCGCGCCTGCTGAAGAAACCGGCGAAAGAGGCACCGCCGGCCGCCGCGCAGCCGGTGGCACAGCCGGCCCTGCAGGCCGTACCTGCCATCAAACAACCGGCATTCGAGGAGAAACAGGCATGGATGCAGAAATCCTGA